The sequence TTATAAATTAAAGGATTGGAGTCACAAGACAATGACTTCATCACATTCAATCTCAACCACTATTATTTAGAATGCACCTTTTTTTAACTCAACCCCCTCCCTGTCTAGAATTTAGCTGTTGTTCGAGGAAGAATTCAGAAGATGCAATATAATAGTTCTGCAGCAGATTGTGTAAGGGAGTCTCCTGAATATTTTCACAGGTCATGTGGGGTTTGCCCTCTAAAGTTTGAATCAATGTGTTGGATGTGCACATGGCATGCCTACTCCCATAACTCACACTCCATTCCATATAAATATTGTCTGCTTTAAAATTAACGGGTCACAATCCTCTATATAGACATGACACCAGAAGTCAAGCCATGACACACAAGACAAATACTGTTTATAGGATAGATAAAGCCCAACGTCACGTTGTGGGTTTGGCTTTGAAGTCTACATTGTACCCATAGTAATATGGATTCAAAGAGACAAAGACACCTTTCAAGATCAAAAGGAGCCCTACATCACGGTGCGGTTTTGACTCTAATATTATTTATAGTggttgattttctttcatatagaTACTATTTATTCCAATTTAGCAAATCATCACgactttaaaatacatttaccCAACTAAGAAGAGTAGAAATCAGAAATTTCTCCTAATCATACGAGATATCACATGCTTGTCTGCATCACCGAATACCTAACTTGTGTTGTAGCTTGTCTTGATAGTGGAAGTGACGTATAAAGCAGACAAACAAAAAGATAAGGTTGAAGGGGTGGTTTTATACTTTCATATGCATTTTGGTGTCCTCTGTGTCATGGCTTGACTTCTGGTCCTACACAAAGCCAAGCATAATTGAAGTGCCTCTAAAGAAGCATACAAGATAATTTAGGGCTATTTACTAGCAAACTAAGCTTAGTATCATAATTGGCCAGGTGAAAATTTGTGGCTACATGTCACTACGTGACACAACATGGTTAAACCAAGTTCTATAAAACCATCTTGATGTGAGACTATAAAATATTGTAAACAATTTTGTAGTTTGAAAAAACTTTTCATTTTGAAGTTATAGTAAATCACAAAAATCACTTTTGTACTTTCActtgtattttaatttaatctttaaattttgttttttttttcttttaagtctATAGTGTTAATCTTAAAGGGATAATTTCACTCATCTCCCTTGAGATTTTAGCTAAATACAATTAGTCCCATTTGTTAGAAAATTcgttaaaaaagttttttattttgaattagagGAAATGTGAGTGAAAATATCAAATGAGAAAGATAGAGGAGGCatgtgatgaaatttcaaaccaatcaGGCCCAAGTGTATTTAACCAAAACTTCAAGGGAGGTCAATAAAATTCACCGTAATCTTAAACTATGTCCAAATTTGAAATGTGGAAAAATCCAAAGTTAAATTGTTAAGCAGCAGGGTTGTGAAAGGACTGGGCTCAGATTTAGAAGCATGGACCTAGGGTTTTAGGTGCTAGTTGAGCCTTTGTGTCACACTTGATACTTCAGGGCCTGAAAGTGGGGACCAAAGCCCAAGGTCCGAGGTATGTTATTCCGACATATAGGGAAAGTCGAAAGAGGAGGAAATGGATCCAAATTGGGCTAGGCCTTGCCATGTTTTGGGCCTTTAGGCCCAATTCACACCTCCACTCATATTTAAGGAGCTATtttttcggttttttttttattcgtaTCTAAGGGTCTCGATGATTATTTATGTTCCAAGGTTTTGACggaaatttttattagaattaaaattttaaaataagagtaATATAATTGCCCTAATTATGTTGTTAAACAAATTCCCATTATCAAACTAAAAGCAAAATTAATGCagcatttttataaaattgaatacaactttttcttatatttcttctattatttaaaaaaaaaaaaaagttgaaaatttttactACTCCATCCTTAAACAATTCTCCTACCattaagataaaagaaaattgtaaaaaaaaaaaaaacattttttacaagCACAGACATATATACAAAAAGTTTAGGTTGATGGttgctttcaaaaataattttaaaactatttttaaaaaccgtttgttaatattttttaaaacaaaagtttgttggagaattgaaatattttaaatatatttttaaaataatttttatatctatatctagtattttatttttaatcatttttatttttgtataattatttttgaaaaccaccctttaaaaatcaacttaaaatacttgaaaaatgctctcaaaaaataaaaaataattttctgattaacaagtgtttttttttcctagggAATGtaaaattgttattgaaaacaacAGCCAAACAAGCCTTTAAgtggataaatattttttttctctctttttcctttcaattaatCCACATTTTTGTGATTAATGTAGGTACAATTCAGTAAATGAAATATtttccaaaggaaaaaaaaatcaatatgaaagTTACAcatgagttttatttattcttattattgtttAACATTAATGCATGCCctcaatttcattaattttaaataatttaattaaattacctATGGTAGACGTATTAGTTCGAtcattcatttaaattctaAGTCTTAACTTTCCTTTTCGCCAGCTTTTAGCTTTGATTTTATGAGCCTTTGACAAACTACCACTCAACCTTTCCATTAACAAGCAAAGAAAAGAACACTCACCACTTTCTTttctgtttcattttttaaaatttcttggGTCTATACAGAGATGGTGGCTTTGATTTCATAATTAATACCACAGAATTACATTGAAAcagagaggaaaagaaagtcaaggaaagagaaacaaaaatggAGGTAGCTAGCTACCTCACTACTCCTCTTCTTTCCTGATCATGATCAGTATCATCAAACCTTTAAGATCAGAGCCAGAGAGCTCCGGCTTCCTTGAGGAGAGGGACCAGAGTCCCATTGATATGTGAAGCCATGACACTGTCCATTGACCCCACGAGCTTCCCCCCTATGAACACCACCGGCACCGCCGGAGAGTTCCCCAGCAGCCTCATCAACGCCCGCTCAATCTCCTTCCCTCTGGGGTCCTGGTCCAGCTCGTACACAGTCGGGTTTACGCCCATTCCGCAGAAGAGCCTCTTCACGGCATGGCACATGCAGCAGGAGCTGAGGCTGAAGATCACCACCGCATTCTCCGACGCCAGCCTCGCCACTCGCTCCAGCGGATCCGCCATGACTCTCGCCGCCGCTGCCGCTGCCGCTGCCGCCGTATAGTATCCCCAAGATTCGGAGTGGTGGTAGTACATCTGAACAGCACGGGAGGCGTGGAGAGAATGGTGGTGGGAAAAGGTAGGTTTATAGTGCGGGTGTGTCGGGGGCATTTTGGTGATTCCACATTTTGTCTCTTTGTTGTCGCAGCGCGTGCCTTGATTTTTGCCTTAAAAGGATGGCTGAATGCAAAGAAAAGtacaaaattatcatgataCAGTGGCTTTAATGGAAGCAGTAGAAGGCGGCTATGAGCAATTGTGTACTCAAGAGAATACGCACTACATTATACACAAAGGGAGATGATCGTTATTTAGAGACACGGaaataagcttttttttttttttttttattagggaCAAGTCTGAGGGTTCAGAAGACGGCTGTCTCCGTCCTGTTGTCGGAGGTTGGccttttattttgtgtttttttttttttttttaaatatcatcaCCAGCACCATGATCAACGGTCATCCTTCAACGACACCCATGATTTGACTTTGACCTCATATGGGTACTACAGGTGGACCCGTCATTTGAATTAAGATTAGCCGTAGGTTCTTTATCCATCGTGGAATGATGGTGCTTgagaaagtttttaaaataaaaaatcaatttgaaaacaTGGAATACTTTCAATATACTATATCTCTTggaactatattttaaaaataagtaacgTTTATTTTCTATCATCCTTCAcatttatacaattatttttaaaaattgttcaagtgaaaataattaaaaattataaaatatgttctAATAAAATATCCtatcttcaaaataaattcttaaaaaattgtttttaacaaaaatttataaaacatattctctagttttaaaaattgtaaaaagaaaaacgttttttaatagaaatttatCAACCATATTTTCTtgtctaaaaaataatttttttgtctttaataATAAGAATTGCTTTTTAAAAGAGTTCCAAACAagcatataaattttatatgataactTTTCAACAATAACTTATTGCTTCAGTGTAATATCAAATTGATACATACCAAAAAGCTCAACCAATCAAAAGTCACATGTACTTTTAAGTGTTATTGTTTTGTACCAAGTTCAATCTTATTACTTCATatcttaatcatatttttctacGTTTTCGTCAAATTATTTGTACTTTACCCTATTCTTTTATACTTTAGTCTTATAATTTACATCTTTGTCcaacaatttaaattttatcgTTCCACTTGGATTACATATCCTGTAGAAAGAAATTCAATATTCTAGAGTATTTAAATAAGCCTGATAAAAGACTTTGATTTTTATATCAAACTAATTTGGTCTAAAAGCTTTCATTTCAATcattttgattcttgaaaaaaattgaagaaaggaaacgaaaaagagaaaaatgaaaaagactaaaaactaaattttaaaataataaattatttttatttttatttttgtaaattcattttatttagtttaaatcttctatataaaaattaaataatttgaaataattaatttataattaattttaaatttaatcttcTTTCATAATCGTGCCAAATATAATAGGAAGGAATAATTTCTTTCACCTCCTCTAAGGTTTCGGCTAAATATGATACCTCTTATACTCTTGAAATTTCATCGAATAACTTCcttatcctttttcttttttattttcattcatcttctttcacacttcaaataaaggagatatataataaaatttaaccaaaatttctcgaaagataatgaaattaatgcaaataagaaaattattttaaatttttttattttcttagtattttcttgCCCGACATATAAATGAGATGAGAGAAATAAACCaaccaatcattaaaattaaaagatggatgttatgttaaattatttaatttattagcataatgaagaaattatttaatgatAACAGTCTATTCCTTTATTATGAACTTTACTTCTAGATATCTATT is a genomic window of Vitis riparia cultivar Riparia Gloire de Montpellier isolate 1030 chromosome 1, EGFV_Vit.rip_1.0, whole genome shotgun sequence containing:
- the LOC117923092 gene encoding glutaredoxin-C1-like, which produces MYYHHSESWGYYTAAAAAAAAARVMADPLERVARLASENAVVIFSLSSCCMCHAVKRLFCGMGVNPTVYELDQDPRGKEIERALMRLLGNSPAVPVVFIGGKLVGSMDSVMASHINGTLVPLLKEAGALWL